A part of Microbacterium terregens genomic DNA contains:
- the rnc gene encoding ribonuclease III has protein sequence MNDVSAQRTELTDKLGVVIDAELLSLALTHRSWAYEHGQVPHNERLEFLGDSVLGQAVTVRLFTSNPGLDEGALAKRRASVVSTVALAEVARGIGLGEYVKLGRGEEQTGGRNKDSILADTMEAVIGATYLSVGPDAATALVLRLIDPLLDDPDRDGASVDPKTTLQELASHIGAAPPVYEVSSTGPDHSRVFAATVTVAEYSAAGTGSSKKQAEMAAALIAWRELSGRT, from the coding sequence GTGAACGACGTGTCAGCACAGCGCACCGAACTCACCGACAAGCTCGGCGTCGTCATCGACGCCGAGCTTCTGTCGCTTGCGTTGACCCACCGATCGTGGGCGTACGAACATGGCCAGGTGCCGCACAACGAGCGACTCGAGTTCCTCGGCGATTCGGTTCTGGGCCAGGCCGTCACGGTCCGACTGTTCACGTCCAATCCGGGGCTCGATGAGGGCGCGCTGGCGAAACGACGTGCGAGCGTCGTGTCCACTGTCGCTCTGGCCGAGGTCGCCCGCGGTATCGGTCTCGGCGAATACGTGAAGCTCGGCCGCGGCGAAGAGCAGACCGGTGGCCGGAACAAGGACTCGATCCTGGCCGACACCATGGAAGCCGTCATCGGCGCCACCTACCTGTCGGTCGGTCCGGATGCGGCGACAGCGCTGGTCCTGCGCCTCATCGATCCGCTGCTGGATGACCCCGACCGCGACGGCGCATCGGTCGATCCGAAGACCACGCTGCAGGAGCTCGCCTCGCACATCGGGGCGGCACCGCCCGTCTACGAGGTCTCCTCGACCGGGCCGGACCACAGTCGCGTGTTCGCCGCCACCGTCACGGTCGCCGAATACTCGGCAGCGGGCACCGGGTCAAGCAAGAAGCAGGCGGAGATGGCAGCCGCCCTGATCGCGTGGCGCGAGCTCAGCGGCCGCACCTGA
- the mutM gene encoding bifunctional DNA-formamidopyrimidine glycosylase/DNA-(apurinic or apyrimidinic site) lyase, translating into MPELPEVEVVRAGLDPAVTGATVLGVTVLDERALTRYSGSAAQFEAALTGRVVRSAARRGKFLWMPLQPGPDDAPAADALVAHLGMSGQLLLRTPGTAAERHERVRLDIQHPEHGEFTVVFADQRTFGSLTLDTLVPTPDAAPGGLGSPDATVPSQVAHIARDPLDPAFRDLEFRTTLARKKSAIKRVLLDQSVLSGVGNIYADEALWHSRIHPGTPASALSTRAVNRLLADVRGVLERALAEGGTSFDAQYVNVNGQAGYFAHSLNAYGRTGEPCPRCGRPIVRVSFMNRSSHYCAHCQPFDKRRDRSRPVS; encoded by the coding sequence ATGCCTGAGCTGCCCGAGGTCGAGGTCGTGCGCGCGGGGCTGGATCCGGCGGTGACCGGGGCGACCGTCCTGGGGGTCACGGTCCTGGACGAGCGCGCCCTGACCCGGTATTCCGGCTCGGCGGCGCAATTCGAGGCTGCGCTCACCGGGCGCGTCGTGCGCAGCGCGGCACGGCGGGGCAAGTTCTTGTGGATGCCGCTGCAGCCAGGACCGGACGATGCGCCCGCCGCCGACGCGCTCGTCGCCCATCTGGGCATGAGCGGTCAGCTCCTGCTGCGGACGCCGGGCACCGCGGCGGAGCGGCACGAGCGCGTGCGCCTGGACATCCAGCATCCTGAGCATGGCGAGTTCACGGTCGTGTTCGCCGACCAGCGCACCTTCGGCTCCCTGACCCTGGACACGCTGGTGCCGACACCGGATGCCGCGCCCGGTGGCCTCGGATCGCCTGACGCGACGGTGCCGAGTCAGGTGGCCCACATCGCACGCGACCCCCTGGACCCCGCATTCCGGGATCTAGAGTTCCGAACGACGCTGGCGCGCAAGAAGTCTGCGATCAAACGGGTTCTCCTGGATCAGTCGGTACTCAGCGGTGTCGGCAACATCTACGCCGATGAAGCGCTGTGGCACTCCCGCATCCACCCCGGAACACCGGCGAGTGCACTGTCCACCCGCGCGGTCAACCGACTCCTCGCCGATGTGCGAGGAGTGCTGGAGCGCGCGCTGGCAGAGGGCGGTACGAGCTTCGACGCGCAGTACGTGAACGTCAACGGTCAGGCCGGCTACTTCGCACACTCCCTCAACGCGTACGGCCGGACCGGCGAGCCGTGTCCGCGCTGCGGCAGGCCCATCGTCCGAGTGTCGTTCATGAATCGCTCCAGCCATTACTGCGCGCACTGCCAGCCCTTCGACAAGCGCAGGGACCGGTCACGCCCGGTCAGCTGA
- a CDS encoding ATP-dependent DNA helicase RecG, producing the protein MPAFALESRLDGAVGGKTATALAKAFGMRTVGDLLAHYPRRYARRGELTPISSLPVGEPVTIVAEVRRASERRMQNRKGSLLEVVISDGQGELSLTFFNQSWRLKDLQPGRRGVFAGKVGEYRGAKQLAHPDYELFDDEETARLTAEANANLPIPIYPATSSIASWQLRKIVELVLDGLGPVADPLPEELRRRDGLLDARTALERIHRPDFEDQIEQARSTLRMHEAFVLQVALLQQRQFVRALSATRRMPGRLLAEFDESLPFARTPDQVSVGDQISSDLVGDWPMNRLVQGEVGSGKTLVALRAMLQVAESGGQAALIAPTEVLAGQHLRSIARVLGPQLAPELMPTLLTGQMPAAERRKAALRTASGQARIVIGTHALLSETTTFADLGLVVVDEQHRFGVEQRESLRAKGAAPHALVLTATPIPRTVAMTVFGDLDVSTIRTMPEGRAGIETFVAPLAEKPGWFSRVWDRIAEEVSQGHQAFVVCAAIDAEASVKDDTADEPVAVVAGEAPRTRWGVAQVIDLLSRHPAFADLRVAPLHGKMPSDEKDAIMQSFARGDIDVLVATTVVEVGVDVANASTMVILEADRFGVSQLHQLRGRVGRGAIAGLCLLVTEAPAGTPARERVDAVASTLDGFALAEVDLDLRGEGDVLGDAQSGVRSSLRLLRVVTDADIIAAARVAAEHVLDEDPALKEHAGLAAALERRLGMEERAALAKN; encoded by the coding sequence ATGCCCGCCTTCGCCCTCGAATCGCGCCTCGACGGCGCCGTGGGCGGCAAGACGGCGACCGCGCTGGCGAAGGCGTTCGGCATGCGCACCGTCGGCGACCTGCTCGCGCACTACCCGCGCCGCTACGCGCGCCGCGGTGAGCTCACCCCCATCTCGTCGCTTCCGGTCGGCGAGCCGGTGACGATCGTGGCGGAGGTGCGCCGGGCGAGCGAGCGACGGATGCAGAACCGCAAAGGCTCGCTGCTGGAGGTCGTGATCAGCGACGGCCAGGGCGAACTGTCCCTCACGTTCTTCAACCAGTCCTGGCGTCTGAAGGACCTGCAGCCCGGGCGCCGTGGGGTCTTCGCCGGCAAGGTGGGGGAGTACCGCGGCGCAAAGCAGCTCGCGCATCCCGACTACGAGCTGTTCGATGACGAGGAGACCGCGCGGCTGACCGCAGAGGCCAACGCGAACCTCCCGATCCCGATCTATCCGGCCACCAGCTCGATCGCAAGCTGGCAGCTGCGAAAGATCGTAGAGCTCGTCCTGGACGGTCTCGGACCGGTCGCCGACCCGCTCCCGGAGGAGCTGCGTCGACGGGACGGACTTCTGGACGCGCGCACGGCGCTCGAGCGCATCCACCGCCCCGACTTCGAGGACCAGATCGAGCAGGCTCGCAGCACTCTGCGCATGCACGAGGCGTTCGTCCTGCAAGTCGCACTCCTGCAGCAGCGGCAGTTCGTGCGCGCACTGTCGGCGACCCGCCGGATGCCGGGCCGACTGCTGGCGGAGTTCGATGAGTCCCTTCCCTTCGCCCGCACACCCGACCAGGTGTCGGTCGGGGATCAGATCTCCTCCGACCTCGTCGGCGACTGGCCGATGAACCGCCTCGTACAGGGTGAAGTGGGGTCCGGAAAGACGCTGGTCGCGCTGCGGGCGATGCTCCAGGTCGCCGAAAGCGGCGGTCAGGCGGCGTTGATCGCCCCCACCGAGGTCCTCGCAGGGCAGCACCTGCGCTCGATCGCACGGGTGCTGGGGCCTCAGCTCGCGCCCGAACTCATGCCCACGCTGCTCACGGGGCAGATGCCCGCCGCTGAGCGTCGCAAGGCCGCGTTGCGGACCGCCTCGGGTCAGGCGCGCATCGTCATCGGAACCCACGCCCTGCTGAGCGAGACCACCACGTTCGCCGACCTGGGCCTGGTCGTCGTCGACGAGCAGCACCGCTTCGGTGTCGAACAGCGCGAGTCGCTGCGCGCGAAGGGCGCTGCGCCGCACGCACTGGTGCTGACGGCCACGCCCATTCCGCGCACGGTGGCGATGACCGTCTTCGGCGACCTCGACGTGTCGACGATCCGCACGATGCCGGAGGGCCGCGCCGGGATCGAGACGTTCGTCGCGCCGCTCGCCGAGAAGCCCGGCTGGTTCTCGCGGGTGTGGGATCGCATCGCCGAGGAGGTGTCCCAGGGGCACCAGGCGTTCGTGGTGTGTGCGGCCATCGACGCTGAGGCGTCCGTCAAGGACGACACGGCCGATGAGCCGGTCGCCGTCGTCGCCGGCGAGGCTCCGCGCACGCGATGGGGCGTGGCGCAGGTCATCGACCTGCTGTCTCGGCATCCGGCGTTCGCCGATCTGCGGGTTGCGCCTCTGCACGGCAAGATGCCCTCGGACGAGAAGGACGCGATCATGCAGTCGTTCGCGCGCGGCGATATCGACGTGCTGGTGGCCACGACCGTCGTCGAGGTGGGTGTGGACGTCGCGAACGCGTCGACCATGGTGATCCTCGAAGCAGACCGCTTCGGCGTGTCACAGCTGCACCAGCTGCGCGGCCGGGTCGGCCGGGGTGCGATCGCAGGTCTGTGCCTGCTCGTGACCGAGGCACCCGCAGGGACGCCCGCGCGGGAACGCGTGGACGCGGTGGCGAGCACGCTCGACGGGTTCGCCCTCGCCGAGGTCGATCTGGACCTCCGCGGTGAAGGCGATGTGCTGGGCGATGCGCAGTCCGGCGTCCGGTCGTCGCTGCGCCTTCTGCGGGTGGTGACGGATGCCGACATCATCGCGGCGGCTCGCGTGGCCGCCGAGCACGTGCTCGACGAGGACCCTGCTCTGAAGGAACACGCCGGGCTGGCAGCGGCGCTCGAGCGCCGCCTGGGTATGGAGGAGCGCGCGGCCCTGGCGAAGAATTGA
- a CDS encoding D-alanine--D-alanine ligase family protein, with translation MDRPAVVVLFGGRSSEHSISSATAGGVLRAISRDRYRVIPVGITREGVFVLEDDDPDKFALDADRLPEVIDNGTRVLWPEGGADRSLRVRRPDGTLEELGAVDVVLPILHGVHGEDGTVQGFLDTLGIPYAGGGVLDSALCMDKHFMKIVLQAAGVPVAPWATVTRAGWDRDATSVRADAAALGLPVFVKPARGGSSVGVSKVSDPAELEEALQLAFAEDEKVLIEAAIVGREIEVAILEGRRGAASRASLPGEIVLTTREFYDFEGKYLGGDGADVVCPADLSGAEIAAVQALGIRAFDAVDGRGLARVDFFLTADAVYVNELNTMPGFTPISMFPKCWIASGMTYAELISELIDTALERTA, from the coding sequence ATGGACAGGCCGGCGGTGGTGGTGCTCTTTGGAGGTCGCTCCAGCGAACACTCGATCAGTTCCGCAACAGCGGGCGGCGTCCTTCGCGCGATCAGTCGTGACCGCTACCGGGTGATCCCGGTGGGGATCACCCGCGAGGGCGTCTTCGTCCTCGAAGACGACGATCCCGACAAGTTCGCGCTCGATGCCGACCGCCTGCCCGAGGTGATCGACAACGGCACCCGCGTCCTGTGGCCCGAGGGGGGCGCCGACCGTTCGCTGCGCGTGCGTCGCCCGGACGGGACGCTGGAAGAGCTCGGAGCCGTCGACGTCGTCCTTCCGATCCTGCACGGCGTGCACGGCGAGGACGGGACGGTTCAGGGATTCCTCGACACTCTCGGCATCCCGTACGCGGGCGGTGGCGTTCTGGATTCGGCCCTGTGCATGGACAAGCACTTCATGAAGATCGTGCTGCAGGCGGCCGGAGTGCCGGTGGCGCCGTGGGCCACCGTCACACGCGCCGGCTGGGATCGCGACGCCACGAGCGTGCGAGCGGATGCTGCGGCTCTGGGCCTGCCGGTCTTCGTCAAACCTGCGCGCGGCGGGTCGAGCGTCGGCGTGTCGAAGGTGTCCGACCCCGCGGAGCTCGAGGAGGCGCTCCAGCTCGCCTTCGCCGAGGACGAGAAGGTGCTGATCGAGGCGGCCATCGTCGGGCGGGAGATCGAGGTCGCGATTCTGGAGGGACGTCGGGGGGCTGCCTCCCGCGCCTCGCTTCCCGGGGAGATCGTGCTCACGACGCGAGAGTTCTACGACTTCGAGGGCAAGTACTTGGGAGGCGACGGCGCCGATGTCGTATGCCCCGCGGATCTCAGCGGCGCCGAGATCGCTGCAGTCCAGGCCCTGGGCATCCGGGCGTTCGACGCCGTGGACGGCCGCGGGCTGGCGCGCGTCGACTTCTTCCTCACCGCCGACGCGGTGTACGTGAATGAGCTGAACACGATGCCCGGGTTCACGCCGATCTCGATGTTCCCCAAGTGCTGGATCGCATCGGGCATGACCTACGCCGAGCTCATCTCCGAGCTGATCGACACCGCGTTGGAGCGCACTGCGTAA
- the coaD gene encoding pantetheine-phosphate adenylyltransferase, whose product MSSRIAVVPGSFDPPTLGHLDVIRRAAALYDELHVLVVHNPGKEAMLPIAQRLSLLEQSIAEDGVVGDVTVASWSMGLLVDYATDVGAGVLVKGIRSQVDVAYETPMAIVNRHLAHVETVFLLPDPAHALVSSSLVRQVAALGGDVSPFVPPAVARFLDTGARDI is encoded by the coding sequence ATGAGCAGTCGGATCGCCGTCGTCCCCGGATCCTTCGACCCGCCGACGTTGGGTCACCTGGATGTCATCCGTCGCGCCGCCGCGCTCTACGACGAGCTGCACGTGCTGGTCGTGCACAATCCGGGCAAAGAGGCGATGCTGCCGATCGCCCAGCGACTCAGTCTGCTCGAGCAGTCGATCGCAGAGGATGGGGTCGTTGGCGATGTGACCGTCGCGTCGTGGAGCATGGGCCTGCTCGTGGACTACGCCACGGACGTCGGTGCCGGCGTGCTGGTGAAAGGTATTCGCTCGCAGGTCGATGTCGCCTACGAGACGCCGATGGCGATCGTGAATCGGCACCTCGCCCACGTGGAGACCGTGTTCCTGCTTCCTGACCCCGCACATGCCCTGGTGTCGAGCTCGCTCGTGCGACAGGTCGCCGCGCTCGGCGGCGACGTCTCGCCCTTCGTTCCCCCCGCGGTCGCCCGCTTCCTGGACACCGGGGCGCGCGACATCTGA
- a CDS encoding DUF3515 family protein, producing MPRSPAALVLLLAGLVALTGCASTVSLQPADDANDPTCADVTVRLPALVDGEERRWTDAQATGAWGDPASIILSCGVTPPGPTTLPCQSVNGVDWIIDESEAPRYRVTTFGRTPAVEVYLDNDLVSSAAVLDTLSRVVSILPTDGSACTDAETAP from the coding sequence GTGCCCCGATCCCCCGCCGCGCTGGTCCTGCTTCTCGCAGGCCTTGTCGCGCTGACCGGCTGCGCCTCGACCGTGTCGCTTCAGCCCGCCGACGACGCGAACGACCCGACCTGCGCCGATGTCACCGTGCGACTGCCCGCCCTGGTCGACGGCGAAGAGCGTCGCTGGACCGACGCCCAGGCGACCGGGGCGTGGGGTGATCCGGCATCCATCATCCTGAGCTGCGGCGTGACGCCGCCCGGACCCACGACGCTGCCCTGCCAGAGCGTGAACGGCGTCGACTGGATCATCGACGAGTCCGAGGCACCGCGCTACCGGGTCACCACGTTCGGCCGCACGCCCGCGGTCGAGGTCTACCTCGACAACGACCTGGTCTCCAGCGCCGCGGTGCTCGACACGCTCTCGCGCGTCGTCTCGATCCTGCCGACCGACGGATCGGCCTGCACGGATGCCGAGACGGCGCCCTAG
- the thiL gene encoding thiamine-phosphate kinase — protein sequence MTPPPTDPTVGELSEGAILGRILARLGGSDALVGPGDDAAVLAAPDGRVVATTDTLVHGPDFRLAWSSGYDLGWKAAAVNLADIAAMGARPTALLVALAMPNDTRASFVEQVAEGLRAACDALAPGCAVEGGDLTVSDTLTIAVTALGSLDGRAPILRSGARAGNVVAVAGRLGAAGRGLAILFDRFRDAAGEPVRVDHDALGDDDAAALAAQLRPTPPIVDGMAAADAGATAMMDVSDGLVLDASRMAAASGVTIDIDSAELGAGPAAALTGGEDHALLAAFPSADALPEGFRVIGRVVERGSHAVLVDGAAYAGPGGWDPYRDWDAHGG from the coding sequence GTGACCCCGCCTCCCACCGACCCGACCGTGGGCGAGTTGTCGGAGGGAGCGATCCTGGGGCGGATCCTCGCCAGACTCGGAGGATCGGACGCGCTGGTCGGACCCGGTGACGACGCCGCCGTGCTCGCCGCACCCGACGGGCGCGTGGTGGCGACGACCGACACGCTCGTGCACGGTCCCGACTTCCGCCTCGCGTGGTCCAGCGGATACGACCTGGGGTGGAAGGCGGCCGCGGTGAACCTCGCCGACATCGCCGCGATGGGCGCGCGCCCGACCGCGCTGCTGGTGGCACTCGCGATGCCGAACGACACCAGGGCGTCGTTCGTCGAGCAGGTGGCCGAGGGACTTCGCGCCGCCTGCGATGCCCTTGCGCCCGGCTGCGCGGTCGAGGGCGGCGACCTGACCGTCTCCGACACCCTGACGATCGCCGTGACGGCTCTCGGCTCGCTGGACGGACGTGCACCGATCCTTCGCAGCGGGGCGCGAGCCGGAAACGTGGTGGCCGTTGCCGGCCGTCTGGGCGCCGCGGGCCGTGGGCTCGCGATCCTGTTCGACCGATTCCGGGATGCCGCCGGCGAGCCCGTGCGGGTCGATCACGACGCGCTCGGTGACGACGATGCGGCGGCCCTCGCCGCTCAGCTGCGCCCGACGCCGCCCATCGTCGACGGCATGGCTGCGGCCGATGCCGGGGCCACCGCGATGATGGACGTTTCGGACGGACTCGTGCTGGACGCGTCCCGCATGGCCGCGGCATCCGGGGTGACGATCGACATCGACTCCGCGGAGCTCGGCGCCGGCCCCGCCGCCGCGCTCACGGGCGGAGAAGACCACGCGCTGCTGGCGGCGTTCCCGTCGGCTGACGCGCTGCCGGAGGGATTCCGGGTCATCGGACGGGTCGTGGAACGGGGTTCGCACGCCGTGCTGGTGGACGGCGCCGCCTACGCCGGCCCGGGCGGCTGGGATCCGTATCGCGACTGGGACGCGCACGGCGGGTAG
- a CDS encoding YceD family protein: MREFTLDVPAPQKWGEGLVSVPEGESVLVDVRLESVHEGILATGRIETEYSGVCGRCLTDIVEPVEVEFQELFAYPEMEATDFGVQDDHVDLETLVRDATVLALPFQPVCQPDCPGLDAATGERLAVSTGTEQRTPLDSRWAALQQFTPDHDDEEPRN; the protein is encoded by the coding sequence ATGCGCGAGTTCACCCTCGACGTACCCGCTCCGCAGAAGTGGGGCGAGGGTCTGGTGAGCGTTCCCGAGGGCGAATCCGTCCTCGTCGATGTGCGCCTCGAGTCGGTCCACGAGGGGATTCTCGCCACCGGTCGCATCGAAACCGAGTACTCCGGAGTCTGCGGCCGATGCCTGACGGATATCGTCGAGCCTGTCGAAGTCGAGTTCCAGGAGCTTTTCGCGTATCCTGAAATGGAAGCAACTGACTTCGGGGTTCAAGACGACCACGTGGATCTTGAAACTCTGGTCAGGGATGCGACCGTACTGGCGCTTCCGTTTCAACCGGTGTGTCAGCCGGATTGCCCCGGCCTCGATGCGGCCACGGGTGAGCGGCTGGCCGTGAGCACCGGAACAGAGCAGCGCACGCCCCTCGATTCTCGCTGGGCTGCGCTCCAGCAATTCACCCCAGACCACGACGACGAAGAGCCGCGCAACTAG
- the rsmD gene encoding 16S rRNA (guanine(966)-N(2))-methyltransferase RsmD has translation MTRIIAGRAGSIPLEVPDAGTRPTSDRVRESLFGALESADALRGAAVLDLYAGSGALALEAVSRGAASADLVEKSPRAAAIVERNAAKVSRSVGRDAAIRVHRSTVSAFLGGRRGPFDLVLIDPPYDLRESELTDALTLLVPSLAADARVIVERAGHSPQPTLPAGLTHVREKKYGDTVLWWIDTATA, from the coding sequence GTGACACGGATCATCGCGGGACGCGCTGGGTCGATTCCGCTCGAAGTCCCCGATGCGGGCACTCGGCCGACGAGCGATCGTGTCCGCGAGTCCCTCTTCGGCGCGTTGGAATCGGCCGATGCGCTGCGGGGTGCCGCGGTGCTCGACCTGTACGCCGGCTCCGGCGCTCTCGCGCTCGAAGCGGTGAGCCGGGGCGCGGCATCCGCCGATCTGGTGGAGAAGTCCCCGCGCGCCGCCGCGATCGTCGAGCGCAACGCGGCGAAAGTGAGCCGCTCGGTCGGACGGGACGCCGCGATCCGGGTGCACCGCAGCACGGTGTCCGCGTTCCTGGGCGGCCGGCGGGGCCCGTTCGATCTGGTGCTCATCGATCCCCCCTACGACCTGCGCGAGAGCGAACTGACCGATGCGCTCACGTTGCTCGTCCCATCGCTCGCTGCGGACGCGAGGGTCATCGTGGAACGGGCGGGGCACTCACCCCAGCCGACGCTCCCGGCCGGCCTCACGCACGTCCGCGAGAAGAAGTACGGCGACACCGTGCTGTGGTGGATCGATACCGCGACCGCGTGA
- the rpmF gene encoding 50S ribosomal protein L32 yields the protein MAGNPPKRKVSRSNTRSRRAQWKAAPITLTTTIENGKVVYSRPHQAKVVTDSQGTELFLEYKGRKVADV from the coding sequence ATGGCAGGTAACCCCCCGAAGCGGAAGGTCTCCCGCTCCAACACCCGTTCGCGTCGTGCCCAGTGGAAGGCGGCGCCCATCACGCTGACGACCACGATCGAGAACGGCAAGGTCGTCTACAGCCGTCCGCACCAGGCGAAGGTCGTCACCGACTCGCAGGGCACGGAGCTGTTCCTCGAGTACAAGGGCCGCAAGGTCGCTGACGTCTGA
- a CDS encoding 1-acyl-sn-glycerol-3-phosphate acyltransferase, whose product MLRLLARPYWALSRWTLSTEPAPARPTVLLGVPHTSNWDFVLMLAIAWRLGIPFRWLGKESLFRGWRGRIMRGLGGIAVDRADPSRVVEEVVARIRHGEDFGLVVTPEGTRGSGSYWKSGFYRIAQDAGLPVTLGYVDRTTMTAGLGPTIELTGDVRTDMDLIRAFYADKSGLRPERRTEPRLREEDTAPPA is encoded by the coding sequence ATGCTCCGCCTCCTCGCGCGCCCGTACTGGGCGCTCAGCCGATGGACGCTGTCCACAGAACCGGCCCCCGCGCGTCCGACCGTGCTGCTCGGCGTCCCCCACACCTCGAACTGGGACTTCGTCCTCATGCTCGCGATCGCCTGGCGTCTCGGCATCCCGTTCCGATGGCTGGGCAAGGAGAGCCTGTTCCGGGGCTGGCGAGGCCGGATCATGCGCGGCCTCGGGGGCATCGCCGTGGATCGCGCGGACCCGTCGCGTGTCGTCGAGGAGGTCGTCGCACGCATCCGGCACGGCGAGGACTTCGGGCTCGTCGTCACTCCGGAGGGCACCCGCGGCTCCGGGTCGTACTGGAAGTCGGGCTTCTACCGGATCGCACAGGATGCCGGTCTGCCGGTCACGCTCGGCTACGTCGACCGCACCACCATGACGGCGGGGCTGGGGCCCACAATCGAGCTGACCGGCGATGTGCGCACCGACATGGACCTCATCCGCGCGTTCTACGCGGACAAGTCAGGACTCCGCCCGGAGCGGCGGACGGAGCCGCGGCTCCGCGAGGAGGACACGGCTCCGCCCGCCTAG